The nucleotide sequence aaggcaagctacatcctaacaaagctcacttcttgcatcaaaaaaactcaagcctcatGAATTGCCCGACCTGCGAAAGAAAAATTCAACAAAACTTATAAAATTCCATAATTCCAGATTATAGTCTACATGACAATATGAATTCTTGGAAAATAAGCAATACAAGGAAACAAGCCATTTTATACTCGAAGTTGTATGTTTGAGGTGGTTATAGTCAAAATTACTATAAATATGACTACCAAAGAATAAGAGCAACTAAAAAACTACTTTTATCcagttagggaaaaaaatagacaatTACAAATTTTCCTCCTTCTCTTACGTTTTCAAATAATGACTGGTTTAAAGAGGATTTTTTGCAACTTCATCAAGTTTTACATTGACTCAAACTTATGACTACCCTTGAACATAATCTTTGAGTATCTATTTGTACATGTTGCAGAACTGTTAGCCACTGCTAGAAGAAATGGAAAAACTCTTCCAACTAATGTACTCCATGTGACTCAAGGAGCCTTATCAAAATATggttctaataataataataataaatcctcTCTCAATCAGCTGCATTCATGAGTAACACATTGGAAGAGGAATATCAAGGCTGTGTCTGAAAGGAAAAGAACTCTGGTATTCACAAAATATAATTTAACCGTCAGTCCTTGCATAATGCAGAAACAACTAAATAAGCGTCATGTAACATCAAATGTTAGAATGAGGTATTGGGCAAAGGTATGTGTATAATTTATTTCATGGAATCTGCGTTGGATATAGATACTTGGATAATGACACTCAAACAGTGACACTAAGAGTGAACAATGACTAATCCTATTGAACACATGTACAATTTGAAAAAATAGTCATGTCAGAGATTGCGATCATACTCATGTTGAACTATATCAAGTCCAAGTAACATAGACATGGAACAGTTGTAGCACTGACATCATATTCAACCACACAAGCATTATCATACTAGAGATTTGAATGAACATTAGTTATCAAATTTCGTAAACAGTAAGCAGTAGAGTACTAGCCTTgtatgttaaacttgttgaatGTACAATATCTCATAAGAAAGTTTACCTTTAATGTTATTACAATAATCACATCCAGAGAGAATACACAAATCAATGAGCTGATCCATAGTGAGTCTTAGCTCTTCAAGAACCTGAAAAATAAGGATGAGAATAAATACAGTAATTCAATTAACAATAAGCAGAATAAATATACCTTTGAAACGTCAAATTCCATCATAGAGATTTTTTTGGAACTAGGATCCattaaatgatggagaaaccttGGTACCCCAAAAGTTAAAGTATCCATGTTTTCTGAGGCAACCGCAAACACCTAGAGATTGATAACAAACAAATACGTTTAGgatattaaagttaaaaaaaataaaatagaatgtgTTACATTGCATCATTTTACCTTGTCACTTTTGAAAAGAGCTGTGCATTGAGCTTCTGCTTCACAGGGTGCCTTTAGATCAGAAAGATGAGTTTAGCTTCTAAAACTAGAGATACAATACTTGTATATTAAGCAATTGCATGCAGCTTTAGGAAATGTTTGCAAGAGAAAGTAAAATTGTGTCATTGTTAGTTCAAATTCTTGTAGCAAGGATAAAGAATTCAATAAGTGAAAGTAGACTAGTTTACCTCAATAGTAGGCACACCCATTAGTCTTAAGAGACGTTTACAATCTTCAATATGTTGCTTGGTTACCTGTGAAAAAACTCTACAGTCATCTACTAGAATCAAATTCTTCAAGAAAGTAATTTGaaagttcaaaatatatttaaagaaactctATGTTACATATGAAGAAAACAGATAATCAACATGCTAACTTTATGCTGATTGCATCATAATCAATAAGATCCTCATGGTaatttccaataaaatagcaATATCAAAGATTACCTTGACAGTCCTTTTGTTGTACTTTTCAATTCCCTCCAAATCACCAGTCtgcaaacaacaaatgtaaccaAGACAGCAAAAGAAATTCTAGCACACTAAAGAGTCCCAATAAAGGTACTTGTTATGCACAAGCAATGACCTCAATTGTTGTGTTCAGATCGTTAGTTGCATCTTTCCTCTTTAAAtatctaaagaataaaataagctTAAAGATTGTCATTATCTTGCaataaaaaaaaaggaggggGACAATGACAAAACTGTAAAGACTAGCCTTTTGGCAAGTTCTTGTTTCTTCAGCTCTGGAGGTTGATCGTCAAATACATATCTGGCATAAAAAAgatgataataaaatatggtgGCTGAATGATAGACAAAAGATATTTAGACATGCAAATGGACTTACACTAGCTCGATACCTGCTTCTAATAATCTGATAGTTCGATTGAACATCCATTGCAAATGACTTATCGACCATACAAAATGtcaagagttagaagaagaaataaaaaagtcCAACTCATGCATAGATTTTTCAATGAACTCTGCAAATTCTTTCCTAATTCCAGGAAGTCCTCGAGAATCACTATATGCACCTGATTGCTCGAAAGAAAGTTGAGATTCTTATCAGAATGACTAAAACAATATTTACTCATCAAcatgaaaaaaaataacaagGCCTGCAGATGATGTTTTGGGTTTGTTACATATAAAGATACAACTAAAAACCGGAATATGACACAAATGTTATGAAAAGGCCAACATAAAAATTGCTTGGGTTACAAATGCACAAACAAGTACAGAATACATTTCTTTTCCAGATCACCGTTAACAAGAGGAAACAAGTTGCAAAGCAGTTTAGCTTGAGAAACAGACtgcatcaaaaaggaaaaggttTAAGCAGACTGCGAGTTGAAAATTGTAGGAATATGTGAATACCTAAACCACCCGAATTCAATGAAAGATAATGTTTAGCTCTTGCAATGACATCTGCTAGGAATAAAAGCCCGACATTAGGGTCATCCAATAGAAATGGAGCTTGGCATAATGCTACCACCTGGAGAATAGTATAGGTAAAAAATTACaccattaaaaaatgaaatctaATGAAAAATGTCTCTTTATCTCAGGGAGCACAGAGAAGGAGAAATTGCTCCATGTACAAGGAATTTTTGATTTGTGAAGATGATTTTTTTCTCACTGCGTTCCTTAAGTCAAGCAATAGAGAAGAATGATCAACACTTTGATACAAGTAGTTTTTAAGAAAGAATAAAGAGAAAATGGAAACCTGACGGGGAAATGTTAATGGCTTCTATCCGAGAGCATGAGGGTTCCCGACATTTGTGAAAATAATCTgcaaacaacaaaaaaaaccaATCTCATGGAAAGTAAGTCCAACTTGTATCTTGTTTCTTAAGAATAAATTGCAAGGGGAGTGCAGTATTATAACCTCAAATTTTAATCTCACAAGTGGCATCCCAACAagctaacaataaaaagaatcaaaggcATATGTGCACTTCATATCTTGATACAAGCAATAAAGCAAACATATACAATGCTAAATAACCCAGGAAGATATCTTCAACCAGATAACAAGAATGgaaaaaaacaatcaaagtcAGATCTTTCAAGAATCGAAATAAGAGTCTCTTTCAATAaaatttattctatttaactCAAATCATGTTGTGGCAGAATCAATGAAAATTGTGTATGAGAAAGCATCATAACCTTCTTCCCCTCCTTTTGCAACTCCGAAGCCCGAAGGTAAAGCTCCCCTTTAACAGCATATGCAACTTTCTTCACATTCTCATTCAGCAACTTGTAGTCCAGCGGCTTCGGCGCCATCCTAATactaattaatgatttaaaatcaGAACTTCTTATCTTAATACTGACTAAACAACAAAAGGAGTATAGAAGAGGTCACATGCTAATTTTATGATGGAAAGCAAATCAAATTTACTTGGACATCAAAGATTCTGCTGCCTTCTCCAGGCATGGAAAAATTAGTCTATTTTGACTGAAACTTGTTGTCTCTCTTTGTTAGAAAATGGGCAGTCTTCTTGGAGCATATAATGTAGAAATATGCATCTCCGACTCTGCTGTAGTTCTATAGACATGAACAGAAACAACAATAAACAAGGATGCCATGGCTAAAATCTTGATGCCTTTGCAGTCTGCTATAAACCCTGCAGAAGAAGCTTGCTTACATGCGAAATAGACGTATGTTTTCATGTTCTTCTCTGATCTAAGAAGTCATTAAGAAAAACTAGAGGAACAAATCTCGTGGAAAATGATCGCCATATTCAATTAATGATACGATTAAGACGATTTggtgaattatttttttaaaaaaatgacccTAATTTGATTGAATCTAAAGCAGAGGAAACCCTAATCGAAGGAAAAAAAGATCGAGCGCAGACCTGGAACTCGGAGGTGTGGTACAAGCTCATAAACAAGCGGAGGGCACTGGCCTGGAGGAGCATGGGCTGCGGCTTCCCGCCGTCACCCTCCTCGCCTCTTCCCAGCGGTGCGAAGATGTCATGTGTGTCGCTATATAGGGAAACATGTTCGAAGAACCCTCTACCAAGGCCAGACGACGAAGTGACGGCTTGCTTCCTGGAGAAGGTGATGAAGACCGCATCGTCGCTCCTGTCAATGACGAAGTTGGCGCTACCTGCATTGGCACGCAGGCAGCGGGTCTAGGCTTGTGCCAGAAGAGGGGAAGATGCAAGGAGCGCACCAAGGACATGGCTCATCTCGAACCTTTAGGAGGCAAAGGTAGACAAATCAAGAGTGAGGGTGAGaatgagagagagaggagagcacACCGTTGTGGAGGAAGATCCAATGGTCGACGGGATGgtgtgaagagattgtatgaggagagggaaagaaaattgcCCTAGGTTCGGGAGCGCAAAGGAAAAACACGGTGCCGAAAtgaaaacagcgagggaaaggaaaacagcgaggggggaaaatgaccaaattcaattacaacggttttttcaaaactgttatCGTAGacgctaaaaacgcggataaagacaacggtttataa is from Zingiber officinale cultivar Zhangliang chromosome 7B, Zo_v1.1, whole genome shotgun sequence and encodes:
- the LOC122006121 gene encoding flap endonuclease 1-A-like, translated to MGVPTIEAPCEAEAQCTALFKSDKVFAVASENMDTLTFGVPRFLHHLMDPSSKKISMMEFDVSKVLEELRLTMDQLIDLCILSGCDYCNNIKGRAIHEA